The Parambassis ranga chromosome 1, fParRan2.1, whole genome shotgun sequence genome includes a region encoding these proteins:
- the LOC114452928 gene encoding tachykinin-like peptides receptor 99D has protein sequence MDLSQDQTSDWSSAQPSFSPLLQYNGSQEKLNHTYSFHSALMLPSIFSSPTTPLHQPLPSLQPSSVVSYLSPLFSITSSSSRQPYPSTFPLSLSNFSSNDLADLESMLLWTLHEPSTIALTIMYCLSFIMGFIGNLMSLRVLTSRRSRRLAGVSATRSLLVNLAVCDLAVVCVCMPITLGNQIYTAWVYGDLLCRAVPFTQAISVSASVLTLTVISVNRYYSVRSPLRARSMFTRRRILATVAVVWVVSSMMCAPIAVMNRRREISFETFTIMVCQEEWPQHRLKQGYNVLLFVMLYCLPVTFNLTIGFLTGRRLWGGKKSTFADLDPRSQALHAARLKTRQKIAKMVVCLVLLFAVSWLPLYLADLWIDCEQRPSSWLLQTRPFAQWLGLTNSSLNPICYCFIGDLYRSAKVIRTRYYQKVASLFSSSSFSSSAVVASPTAVITDTRASSAERHHIAAAVAASASMVTIPKLLSLARGQGLGQKVRDSSDSRAGSDHSISDWCRSSPSVCESSLFPCQLHTLQHSIPRVDFLPIRRHSVNENAGSLPLRIEPVEIDMLPLRRHSGDTIYCLPVDKRDNFTMGRARETFCYTGQHRSKTSQTCSLVGDREDETTNVTIL, from the exons ATGGATCTGTCCCAGGACCAGACGTCAGACTGGAGCTCAGCTCAGCCCAGTTTCTCCCCACTGCTGCAGTACAACGGCTCTCAAGAAAAACTTAACCACACCTACAGCTTCCACAGTGCTTTAATGCTGCCCTCCATTTTCAGCTCTCCCACCACCCCCCTCCATCAgcctctgccctctctgcagCCCTCCTCCGTTGTTTCATACCTTTCCCCTTTATTCTCcatcacttcctcctcttcaagACAACCATACCCCTCCACCtttcctttgtctctgtccaaCTTCTCCTCCAATGATTTGGCAGACCTGGAGAGCATGCTGCTCTGGACCCTCCACGAGCCCAGCACCATAGCTTTGACTATCATGTACTGCCTCTCTTTCATAATGGGCTTCATTGGGAATTTAATGTCCCTGCGAGTGCTCACCAGCAGGCGCAGTCGACGGCTTGCTGGTGTGAGTGCTACACGCAGCCTCTTGGTGAACCTGGCAGTGTGTGACCTGGCTGTGGTGTGCGTGTGCATGCCCATCACTCTGGGAAACCAGATCTACACTGCCTGGGTTTACGGTGACCTCTTGTGTCGAGCCGTACCCTTCACACAGGCAATCTCGGTGTCAGCCAGCGTGTTAACGCTGACAGTGATCAGTGTGAACCGTTACTACAGTGTTCGATCACCGCTGAGGGCTCGCTCCATGTTTACCCGCCGCCGGATCCTGGCCACTGTTGCTGTAGTGTGGGTAGTGTCCTCGATGATGTGTGCTCCTATTGCAGTAATGAACCGACGTCGAGAGATCAGCTTTGAGACTTTCACCATCATGGTCTGTCAGGAGGAGTGGCCACAACACCGCCTTAAGCAGGG atacaatgtgctgctgtttgtgatgCTCTACTGTTTGCCAGTGACCTTTAACCTCACCATAGGCTTCCTGACCGGCAGGCGACTGTGGGGCGGGAAAAAATCCACTTTTGCCGATCTTGATCCTCGCAGCCAGGCTCTGCACGCCGCACGTCTGAAGACGCGTCAGAAGATTGCCAAGATGGTGGTGTGTCTAGTGCTGCTGTTCGCAGTGTCCTGGCTGCCGCTCTACTTGGCTGACCTTTGGATTGACTGCGAACAAAGGCCATCCTCTTGGCTCCTACAGACACGGCCGTTCGCCCAGTGGCTAGGCCTGACAAACTCCAGCCTCAACCCCATATGTTACTGTTTCATTGGGGACCTGTACCGCTCAGCAAAGGTCATACGGACGCGGTACTACCAGAAAGTCGCCTctctcttcagctcctcctcattCTCCAGCTCAGCCGTAGTGGCATCTCCTACCGCTGTGATTACAGACACAAGAGCATCTTCTGCTGAGCGCCACCATATCGCCGCTGCTGTGGCAGCGTCTGCATCCATGGTTACCATCCCTAAGCTGCTGAGCTTGGCGAGGGGCCAGGGGCTGGGGCAGAAGGTCAGAGACAGTTCAGACAGCCGAGCAGGATCTGACCACAGCATCTCAGACTGGTGTCGGTCCAGtcccagtgtgtgtgaaagctcCTTGTTCCCCTGCCAGCTCCACACACTCCAGCACTCCATACCACGAGTTGACTTCCTGCCAATAAGGAGGCACTCTGTGAATGAGAATGCTGGATCATTACCTTTAAGGATAGAGCCTGTGGAAATTGACATGCTACCTTTAAGGAGGCATTCAGGAGACACAATATACTGTCTGCCAGTTGATAAGAGAGACAATTTTACCATGGGCAGAGCCAGAGAGACTTTCTGTTACACTGGGCAGCACAGAAGCAAGACATCACAAACCTGCTCCCTGGTAGGAGACAGGGAGGATGAAACAACTAATGTGACCATCCTATGA